One Calditrichia bacterium DNA window includes the following coding sequences:
- a CDS encoding response regulator transcription factor — translation MSKILLIEDNDAVRLGLEKTFSEENFQVLCANTGEIGLDKAERDLPDMIVLDIMLPGMSGFEVLKKLRDRRITIPLMLLTARDDDMDKILGLELGADDYVTKPFNPREVVARVKALLRRVEYQQKDENSDGPSLKSFDFGDVAVDFERHVVRKAGDDVSLTHREFRLLEYFIENRGKLITRDKLLEDVWEYDAYDTSYVTTRTVDNHILRLRKKLEDEPDHPRHIQTIRGYGYKFVVDAEN, via the coding sequence ATGTCAAAAATTTTATTGATCGAAGACAACGACGCCGTGCGGCTCGGTCTGGAAAAAACATTTTCAGAAGAAAATTTTCAGGTGTTGTGCGCGAACACCGGCGAGATCGGGCTGGATAAAGCGGAGCGCGATTTGCCGGACATGATTGTTTTGGACATTATGTTGCCGGGAATGAGCGGTTTCGAAGTGCTCAAAAAATTGCGTGACCGGCGCATCACCATTCCGTTGATGCTGCTCACCGCCCGCGATGACGATATGGATAAAATTCTCGGGCTGGAACTTGGCGCGGATGATTATGTGACCAAACCCTTCAATCCGCGCGAAGTTGTTGCGCGGGTGAAAGCGCTGTTGCGGCGGGTGGAGTATCAGCAAAAAGATGAAAATTCGGACGGACCATCACTGAAATCATTCGATTTTGGAGATGTTGCGGTGGATTTCGAGCGCCACGTTGTCCGCAAAGCGGGCGATGACGTTTCGCTGACCCATCGCGAATTCCGGCTGCTGGAATATTTTATCGAAAATCGTGGCAAGCTGATCACCCGCGACAAATTGCTGGAAGATGTGTGGGAATACGACGCATACGATACATCGTATGTTACCACCCGAACGGTGGACAACCACATTTTGCGGCTGCGTAAAAAACTGGAGGATGAGCCGGATCATCCCCGGCACATCCAAACCATTCGCGGTTATGGCTATAAATTTGTTGTTGATGCAGAAAATTAA
- a CDS encoding aminoglycoside phosphotransferase family protein yields the protein MVRIAKLPADKKFPQLGLLTDMNAARRFFQIRLPAFESGQLEITYIKMLRYRYLPGQNAWICYEMQITDHGTGEKGKQIFFGYLDLANEAYQMYRRALERPLLTPKYGPGLYFFPDFDMVMWGFPNDPKLPRLQRMLDESTFRKVMHEYREQFHIPAELSVDTLKIKIVKYVPQTRCTLRYDYTLSDGSHHRMYGKIFGRRVNAGIIYNTTKSLWDSEMSRRRQVLVPEPLLFVPEWNALFMSDLQGINMDERLDEIDLEKICAETGAILAGMQQVDIGGLTERSDRQTMFQVVKSQDTLSKFDARFTTRVDAITEKLLAQMPTLPQLPERPIHGAFRLSQVLLVEQQLALIDFDAFLNGNPVYDVASFVAHLMYLPLRDKITEPQAMRAINAFCDAYRENAPWGLPADVLHWQVAALLMGKQAKKCIKMAKKNYDEMIDQLLEMSEKVLDEKIKLI from the coding sequence ATGGTTAGAATTGCAAAACTACCCGCAGATAAAAAATTTCCTCAACTGGGATTGTTGACGGATATGAATGCCGCCAGGCGTTTTTTCCAGATACGATTGCCGGCATTCGAAAGTGGCCAACTGGAAATTACCTACATAAAAATGTTGCGGTACCGCTATCTGCCCGGGCAAAACGCCTGGATTTGTTACGAAATGCAAATCACCGATCACGGCACCGGTGAAAAGGGAAAACAGATATTTTTCGGATATCTCGATTTGGCAAACGAGGCGTACCAAATGTATCGCCGGGCGTTGGAGCGTCCGCTGCTTACGCCAAAATATGGGCCTGGATTGTATTTTTTCCCCGATTTCGATATGGTTATGTGGGGCTTTCCCAATGATCCCAAATTACCCAGATTGCAGCGCATGCTCGATGAATCGACTTTTCGGAAAGTAATGCACGAATATCGCGAGCAGTTTCACATTCCGGCTGAGTTATCCGTTGACACCCTGAAAATCAAAATTGTCAAATACGTGCCGCAAACCCGTTGCACTTTGCGATACGATTACACGCTGTCGGACGGCAGCCATCACCGGATGTATGGCAAAATTTTTGGTCGGCGGGTCAATGCCGGGATTATTTACAACACCACGAAATCGCTGTGGGATTCAGAAATGAGTCGCCGCCGGCAGGTGTTGGTGCCGGAACCGCTGCTGTTTGTTCCCGAATGGAACGCCCTTTTTATGAGCGATTTGCAAGGAATAAACATGGACGAACGGCTGGACGAAATCGATCTCGAAAAAATTTGCGCGGAAACCGGCGCCATTTTGGCGGGCATGCAGCAGGTGGACATTGGTGGATTGACCGAACGTTCCGATCGCCAAACCATGTTTCAGGTGGTAAAATCGCAGGATACACTCAGCAAATTTGATGCGCGATTCACCACCCGAGTTGATGCGATTACTGAAAAATTATTGGCGCAAATGCCGACATTGCCGCAGTTACCGGAGCGACCGATTCATGGTGCGTTCCGGCTCTCGCAAGTGTTGCTGGTCGAACAGCAGCTTGCGCTCATCGATTTCGACGCATTTCTGAATGGAAATCCCGTTTACGATGTTGCCAGTTTTGTGGCGCATTTGATGTATCTGCCGCTGCGCGACAAAATTACCGAACCGCAGGCGATGCGGGCGATCAACGCTTTTTGCGACGCCTATCGCGAAAATGCACCGTGGGGATTACCGGCGGATGTGTTGCACTGGCAAGTTGCCGCGCTGCTGATGGGCAAACAGGCCAAAAAATGCATCAAAATGGCGAAGAAAAATTATGACGAAATGATCGACCAACTGTTGGAAATGTCCGAAAAAGTGCTCGATGAAAAAATCAAATTGATTTGA
- a CDS encoding glycosyltransferase family 4 protein: MNIAYITTDFGVPVFGYKGASIHVREMVRAMRREGHNVHIISPAMHRGKDDEKNSNFGEEGIDATAAYEIVIPPPEAELPDDPQLGKLTCVSVLPTPLHVSIIRELRQVDKLLEADTRLRHEIRNLLYNKALYDAIDGYLAAENIDFVYERYALFSMTGIRLARNLGVSHVLEVNAPLAFEQERMRGLEMKHFALQMEKQIFQSTDRVLVVSDELGEFVKSCGVNSDQIEVVPNAVDPARFDIPENGDSVRETLGLQDKTVAGFVGSLKNWHGTETLLRAFLQVHTDLPDLHLLIVGDGPERENLEKLAAHSGISQRVTFTGKVTYGEIPRYLAAMDIAAAPYIPHDNFYFSPIKIFEYMAMGIATIGAKIGQVKSIVHHGETGMLFEPGNVNQLVHLLTTLTTDTRLRERLGKNAKTWVLKERTWQNNARKVVGIVKSLKA; this comes from the coding sequence ATGAACATTGCATACATCACCACCGATTTTGGTGTGCCGGTATTTGGCTACAAAGGCGCGTCCATCCACGTTCGGGAGATGGTGCGGGCGATGCGCCGGGAAGGGCACAACGTCCACATTATTTCGCCGGCGATGCACCGTGGCAAAGATGACGAGAAAAACAGCAATTTTGGTGAAGAAGGCATCGACGCAACTGCGGCGTACGAAATCGTAATTCCGCCGCCGGAAGCGGAATTGCCGGACGATCCGCAGTTGGGTAAACTCACCTGCGTTTCCGTGCTGCCGACGCCGTTGCATGTGTCGATCATCCGCGAATTGCGGCAGGTGGACAAACTGCTGGAAGCCGATACGCGGCTCCGCCACGAAATTCGTAACTTGTTGTATAATAAAGCGTTATACGATGCGATTGACGGCTATCTCGCTGCGGAAAACATCGATTTTGTGTACGAACGATACGCGCTGTTCAGCATGACCGGTATTCGCCTCGCGCGAAATCTGGGCGTGTCGCACGTGCTGGAAGTGAACGCGCCGCTGGCTTTCGAGCAGGAGCGCATGCGCGGTTTGGAAATGAAACATTTTGCACTCCAAATGGAAAAACAGATTTTCCAGTCGACCGATCGGGTGCTGGTGGTTTCAGATGAACTGGGTGAATTTGTGAAAAGTTGCGGCGTTAATTCCGATCAAATCGAAGTTGTGCCAAACGCGGTCGATCCGGCGCGTTTTGACATCCCGGAAAACGGGGATAGCGTTCGCGAAACATTGGGATTGCAGGACAAAACCGTTGCCGGATTTGTCGGGAGCCTGAAAAACTGGCACGGCACGGAAACGCTGTTGCGAGCCTTTTTGCAGGTGCACACGGATCTGCCCGATCTGCATCTGCTGATCGTCGGGGACGGACCGGAGCGCGAAAATCTGGAAAAACTGGCGGCACATTCGGGCATCAGTCAACGGGTAACCTTCACCGGAAAAGTCACTTACGGCGAAATTCCGCGCTATCTCGCGGCAATGGATATCGCCGCAGCGCCGTATATTCCGCACGACAATTTCTATTTTTCGCCGATCAAAATTTTTGAATACATGGCAATGGGCATCGCAACGATCGGCGCGAAAATCGGGCAAGTGAAATCGATCGTGCATCACGGCGAAACCGGGATGCTCTTCGAACCCGGGAACGTGAACCAACTGGTGCATTTGCTCACCACACTCACCACCGATACCCGGTTGCGCGAACGGCTCGGCAAAAACGCCAAAACCTGGGTGTTAAAAGAACGCACCTGGCAAAACAACGCCCGAAAAGTGGTTGGCATTGTGAAATCGCTGAAAGCCTGA
- a CDS encoding ABC transporter ATP-binding protein, with translation MAGKQKNKSGKSESGFNYRTLIQIYKSFSNIYRHHWKLLLVSYTGLISRILVALLLPWPIKLILDYVILKAPLPPEAQFLVPYIGSDLITLLLFLVVSYVVLRVIQMMVSYMHKVGLLTVGEKMTAEIREKIFRRLQSLSLSFHGKKSSSDLLYRLTSDITKLQTVLVIFPDTIIHRFLVIFSHLGIMFYYNWKLALLASVIIPVIYIYNRIYGSNVEDAVEEKRKKESDVSEVISENVSAMALIQAYGRQDDQHTRFSELNRAGLEHEIEAMRLSKIFQRLNDIIMALGMAIVVAYGGWLVLDGVLLPGTLVLFTYYVRNLYRPIRKLAEMILEIGKAQVSGRRLLELFNAHQEIADAPNALEAPPFSGRMAFENVTFGYDTNKIVLNNLSFTVEPGETIALVGHSGAGKSTIINLLMRFYDPQTGRITADNHDIKSLKIKSLRDQITILMQEAQLFYKSVAENIAFGKEGATTEEIIRAAKLAQAHDFIENMPNGYETMIEEGGENLSGGQKQRINIARAMIRNTPILILDEPTTALDAKSESLVHDAINVLTRGKTTFVIAHKLSTIRDADKILVLDKGQMVGLGKHDELLENCEPYRQLCRWQFGMGIDTAPELSGIAETAPLKP, from the coding sequence ATGGCAGGGAAACAGAAAAATAAATCAGGGAAGTCCGAATCCGGATTTAACTACCGCACACTGATCCAGATTTACAAATCGTTCAGTAATATTTACCGACATCACTGGAAGTTGCTGCTCGTTTCGTACACCGGACTGATTTCCAGAATTCTGGTTGCGTTGCTGTTGCCGTGGCCGATCAAATTGATTCTCGATTACGTTATTCTCAAAGCGCCATTGCCGCCGGAAGCACAATTTTTGGTGCCGTACATCGGCAGCGATCTGATCACATTATTGCTTTTTCTGGTGGTCAGCTATGTGGTGTTGCGCGTCATTCAAATGATGGTTTCATACATGCATAAGGTTGGTTTGCTGACCGTCGGCGAAAAAATGACCGCAGAAATCCGCGAAAAAATATTCCGGCGATTGCAGTCGCTGTCGCTGTCATTCCACGGAAAAAAGAGCTCGTCCGATCTGCTGTATCGATTGACATCGGACATCACCAAATTGCAAACCGTTCTGGTCATTTTTCCCGATACGATTATTCACCGTTTTCTGGTGATTTTTTCTCATTTGGGCATCATGTTTTATTACAATTGGAAACTGGCACTGCTGGCATCGGTGATTATCCCGGTGATCTATATTTACAACCGGATTTACGGCTCAAATGTGGAAGATGCCGTTGAAGAAAAACGTAAAAAAGAGAGCGATGTCAGCGAAGTGATTTCCGAAAACGTTTCCGCGATGGCGCTGATTCAGGCATACGGACGGCAGGACGACCAGCACACCCGTTTTTCTGAATTGAACCGCGCAGGGCTGGAACATGAGATTGAAGCGATGCGCCTGTCCAAAATTTTCCAGCGATTGAACGATATTATCATGGCGTTGGGAATGGCAATTGTTGTGGCTTACGGCGGATGGCTGGTTTTAGACGGTGTGCTGCTGCCGGGAACGCTGGTGTTGTTTACCTATTATGTGAGAAATTTGTATCGACCAATCCGCAAATTGGCGGAAATGATTCTGGAAATCGGCAAAGCGCAGGTTTCCGGTCGGCGATTGCTGGAATTATTTAACGCCCATCAGGAAATTGCCGACGCGCCAAATGCGTTGGAAGCGCCGCCATTCAGCGGACGAATGGCGTTCGAAAACGTCACTTTCGGTTACGACACCAATAAAATTGTGCTCAACAATTTGTCTTTCACCGTGGAACCGGGCGAAACGATAGCGTTGGTCGGGCACAGTGGCGCCGGAAAATCGACCATTATTAATTTGCTGATGCGTTTTTACGATCCCCAAACCGGGCGAATTACTGCTGATAATCACGATATTAAATCATTGAAAATAAAAAGCTTACGCGACCAAATCACCATTTTGATGCAGGAAGCGCAATTGTTTTACAAATCTGTTGCGGAAAATATCGCATTTGGAAAAGAAGGCGCGACCACCGAAGAAATTATCCGCGCAGCGAAACTGGCACAGGCGCACGATTTCATCGAAAATATGCCCAACGGTTACGAAACGATGATTGAGGAAGGCGGCGAAAATTTGTCCGGCGGTCAGAAGCAGCGCATCAACATTGCCCGTGCGATGATCCGCAATACGCCGATTTTGATTCTCGATGAACCGACCACCGCGTTGGATGCCAAATCGGAATCGCTGGTTCACGACGCGATAAATGTGCTCACCCGGGGCAAAACCACTTTTGTGATTGCCCACAAATTGTCCACCATTCGCGACGCAGACAAAATTTTGGTGCTCGACAAAGGGCAAATGGTTGGATTGGGCAAACACGATGAATTGCTGGAAAATTGCGAACCCTATCGCCAACTGTGTCGCTGGCAATTCGGTATGGGCATCGATACCGCACCGGAGCTTTCGGGTATCGCCGAAACAGCGCCGCTAAAGCCGTAA
- a CDS encoding RtcB family protein, with product MDTMQLPKTTAKIVNYHNGAGVPVHFYLDDNLMPDERALQPLETLSAVPEVNEYLVALPDLHYKSRNIVPTGLVTVSKNHIIPFAVDKGINCGMRIISLPFSAEDFPQSKMDAFYEKVMARVPAKKHEKSVLKNEEVIAALLNGADWALRYFGLPEEDLLNYEKRGNLFRENPATPDDIEWAIPKSVLKKGRRGFGVLGGGNHFLEIQKIIDVLNPQIAEKLGLAKDQLVLMLHTGTGGMCGSTMRFFNQVFKEDDEDKLAEKEQEKAELHDFEPADPYRQKWFEAPHLYGIPADSPSARHFLTAVSAVANFGFVNRTAITYHIQESLREVFGDKQMRAKLMFDSSHVTVQQEDHVNGRFWVHRNGANWAAPASYMSDHPLYSQTGQPIPVPGSMGSDSYIAVASEGAHHTFCSTNHGAGRLLDKPEAGTAFGEAQVLEQMQSRGIRLYRYGNSDVTEQAPGAFKNIDNVLNVMEQFDIAKGVVKVRPLATLKG from the coding sequence ATGGATACCATGCAATTGCCAAAAACAACAGCAAAAATAGTTAACTACCACAACGGGGCGGGTGTGCCGGTCCATTTTTATCTGGATGATAATTTGATGCCCGACGAACGCGCGCTGCAACCATTGGAAACCCTCAGCGCGGTGCCGGAAGTGAACGAATATTTGGTTGCGCTGCCGGATTTGCACTACAAAAGCCGCAACATTGTGCCCACCGGATTGGTTACGGTTTCGAAAAATCACATCATTCCGTTTGCGGTAGACAAAGGGATTAACTGCGGAATGCGGATTATTAGCCTGCCATTTAGTGCGGAAGATTTCCCGCAATCGAAAATGGATGCATTTTACGAAAAAGTGATGGCGCGCGTACCTGCCAAAAAGCATGAAAAATCCGTGCTCAAAAACGAGGAAGTGATTGCGGCGTTGCTGAACGGCGCCGATTGGGCGTTGCGCTATTTCGGGTTGCCGGAGGAAGATTTGCTGAATTACGAAAAACGCGGCAACCTTTTCCGGGAAAATCCGGCAACACCGGATGACATCGAATGGGCGATTCCCAAAAGCGTGCTCAAAAAAGGACGGCGTGGTTTCGGGGTGCTCGGCGGCGGCAACCACTTTCTGGAAATACAAAAAATTATCGATGTGCTGAACCCACAAATCGCTGAAAAACTTGGACTTGCGAAGGACCAACTGGTGCTGATGCTGCACACCGGAACCGGCGGCATGTGCGGTTCCACCATGCGTTTTTTTAATCAGGTATTCAAAGAAGACGATGAGGACAAACTTGCTGAAAAAGAGCAGGAAAAAGCCGAGTTGCACGATTTTGAACCGGCAGATCCCTATCGCCAAAAATGGTTTGAGGCGCCGCATTTGTACGGTATTCCGGCGGATTCGCCATCGGCGCGCCATTTTTTAACGGCGGTTTCGGCGGTTGCCAACTTTGGTTTTGTCAATCGCACAGCGATTACCTACCACATTCAGGAATCGCTGCGGGAGGTTTTTGGTGATAAACAGATGCGCGCCAAACTCATGTTCGATAGCTCGCACGTCACCGTTCAGCAGGAAGATCACGTAAACGGCAGATTTTGGGTGCACCGCAACGGCGCAAACTGGGCGGCACCGGCAAGTTATATGAGCGATCATCCGTTGTATTCGCAAACAGGGCAACCGATTCCGGTTCCCGGATCGATGGGTTCGGACAGCTACATTGCCGTGGCTTCCGAAGGCGCACACCACACATTTTGCTCCACCAATCACGGTGCGGGCAGATTGCTGGACAAGCCGGAAGCCGGTACCGCATTCGGCGAAGCGCAGGTGCTGGAACAAATGCAATCTCGTGGCATACGGCTGTATCGCTACGGCAACAGCGATGTTACGGAGCAGGCACCGGGCGCATTCAAAAATATCGATAATGTGCTGAATGTGATGGAGCAATTCGACATCGCCAAAGGCGTTGTAAAAGTTCGTCCGTTGGCAACCCTCAAAGGCTGA
- a CDS encoding glycosyltransferase family 4 protein, producing the protein MTKTCIVTGQYPPQLGGVGHSAHRVANMLADRGMNVSVVAFQKHAEPLPFDESYTSTQEGNVLVHRVKVYNPGPDSGKNELEILTRYNREMFDALNFFQSKYNYDVLHGFFLYPAAYIAGMVGKMHGKKVIASVRGNDIGKYVFDPIRMPLVKSAMENADFITSVATSLLDLGDRAITPISDKAKTILNSINFEHLSPKKRPNLPLNGLVIGSMGLFRYKKGMVYLCKALGELKHKYEFTLLLAGDYFKEEDREPHLQYFRENGLEDRVIVTGRIPHQEIADYLQLFDIMVFPSLFSEGCPLSMLEGMAMKKAVIGSTTGAIPEIIRHRENGILVPPASSDDIKSALVELIENPGLRRQLGENAGLRIDELSQEREHDEWLGVYRRVLQHTEVLVTT; encoded by the coding sequence ATGACAAAAACATGCATTGTAACCGGACAATATCCGCCGCAACTGGGTGGTGTGGGGCATTCCGCCCATCGTGTGGCAAATATGCTGGCGGATCGCGGAATGAACGTTAGCGTTGTGGCATTCCAGAAACATGCCGAACCGCTGCCGTTTGACGAAAGCTACACATCCACACAGGAAGGCAATGTGCTGGTTCACCGGGTAAAAGTGTATAATCCGGGTCCGGATAGCGGCAAAAATGAGCTGGAAATTCTCACCCGTTACAATCGGGAAATGTTCGACGCGCTCAATTTTTTCCAATCAAAATATAATTACGATGTGCTGCACGGCTTTTTTCTCTATCCAGCAGCGTATATTGCCGGAATGGTCGGGAAAATGCACGGCAAAAAGGTGATTGCCTCGGTGCGCGGCAACGATATCGGCAAATATGTGTTCGATCCCATCCGCATGCCTCTGGTCAAATCCGCGATGGAAAACGCCGATTTTATCACCTCTGTCGCAACCAGTTTACTGGATTTGGGCGACCGCGCCATAACGCCTATTTCGGACAAAGCGAAAACCATTCTCAATTCCATCAATTTTGAGCATCTCTCGCCCAAAAAACGTCCGAATTTGCCGCTCAACGGGCTGGTGATTGGCTCGATGGGATTGTTTCGCTACAAAAAAGGGATGGTGTATTTGTGCAAGGCGCTCGGCGAATTAAAACACAAATATGAATTTACTTTGCTGCTCGCCGGTGATTATTTTAAAGAAGAAGACCGCGAGCCGCATCTGCAGTATTTCCGGGAGAACGGGCTGGAAGATCGTGTGATCGTCACCGGCCGGATTCCCCATCAGGAAATTGCGGATTATTTGCAGCTCTTTGACATTATGGTTTTTCCTTCGCTTTTTTCCGAAGGTTGCCCGCTATCGATGCTGGAAGGTATGGCGATGAAAAAAGCAGTTATCGGCAGCACAACCGGTGCCATTCCGGAGATCATCCGGCATCGCGAAAACGGTATTTTGGTGCCGCCTGCGTCGTCGGATGACATCAAATCTGCGCTTGTTGAGTTGATCGAAAATCCCGGATTGCGCCGCCAACTCGGCGAAAATGCGGGGCTTCGCATCGACGAATTATCGCAGGAACGCGAGCACGACGAATGGCTGGGCGTGTATCGGCGGGTGTTGCAGCACACAGAAGTGCTGGTGACAACCTGA
- a CDS encoding ABC transporter ATP-binding protein codes for MKFFEDLSMLRKMGKKKEKNKIDSRVFFRVYRVFGRHYKPYIKVLVSSYMCLFLSIGMAVLEPWPLKIILDYIILGEPMPAMLSFLEPIVLIEPKLLLAFMALMIIVLATLGSIFSYINKFWVSSTGDRINADIRERTFAQLQRLSLSFHDSSRSGNLIYLLTSDNDRMKNLLIKFPQDFSQYLFTYLGYSIMLMLLDWKLALIALCTTPLLAIFTFMFGNGMKKAMSRRRKVEGEVASIIQENMSSMMLVQAYGRESSEFSRFEEQNRASLKEKLKFLKIFKSYSRVSDFMIVAAIAGVLYFGGVYALGGVILPGTLVVFVAYLQQMNGVIEKLSEVFMDLSKSLPSGERMLELVENDDVVADDTNAQTAPAVRGDVTFDNVGFAYRNGKPVLQNLSFDVKAGQTVALVGHSGAGKSTIISLILRFYDPQTGQIRIDGQDIRSFTIRSLRDQITILMQDVKLFRMSVRENIAFGKPDATEAEIIHAAKLAEAHDFIMKMPNGYDTVIDEGGDNLSGGQRQRINIARAIIRNKPIVILDEPHTGLDAKTEYLVNQAIEHLTEGKTAFIIAHKLHNIIRADSILLLEKGLLAKQGTHQELMENSPEYREFYELQFISGSAESSDKKEKKNKKDKKEKALKV; via the coding sequence GTACCGGGTGTTCGGTCGTCACTATAAGCCGTACATAAAAGTGTTGGTCAGTAGTTATATGTGCCTGTTTTTGTCAATCGGGATGGCGGTTTTGGAACCTTGGCCGCTCAAAATTATTCTCGATTACATTATTTTGGGCGAACCGATGCCAGCGATGCTTAGTTTTCTGGAACCGATAGTGCTCATCGAACCCAAACTGTTGCTGGCGTTTATGGCGTTGATGATTATTGTGCTCGCAACGCTCGGATCGATATTTTCGTACATCAACAAATTTTGGGTGTCCAGCACCGGCGATCGCATAAATGCGGATATTCGCGAACGCACATTCGCTCAATTGCAGAGATTATCGCTATCGTTTCACGACTCATCGCGGAGCGGAAATCTCATATATTTGCTCACGTCCGACAACGACCGGATGAAAAATTTGCTCATCAAATTTCCGCAGGATTTTTCGCAATATTTATTTACCTACCTCGGCTATTCCATCATGCTGATGTTGCTGGACTGGAAGCTGGCGCTCATCGCGCTGTGCACCACGCCGCTGCTGGCGATTTTTACATTCATGTTTGGCAACGGAATGAAAAAAGCGATGTCCCGCCGCCGCAAAGTGGAAGGCGAAGTGGCGTCGATTATTCAGGAAAATATGTCCTCGATGATGCTGGTGCAGGCGTACGGTCGCGAAAGCAGCGAATTTTCCCGCTTCGAAGAACAAAATCGCGCCAGCCTGAAAGAGAAACTAAAATTTTTGAAAATATTCAAATCGTATTCGCGCGTATCGGATTTTATGATTGTCGCGGCGATTGCCGGTGTCCTCTATTTTGGCGGCGTGTATGCGCTCGGCGGTGTTATTTTGCCGGGAACGTTGGTGGTTTTTGTGGCTTATCTGCAACAAATGAACGGCGTTATCGAAAAGCTCAGCGAAGTATTTATGGATTTATCCAAATCGCTGCCCTCCGGTGAACGCATGCTGGAACTTGTTGAAAATGATGATGTTGTGGCAGATGATACAAATGCCCAAACAGCGCCGGCGGTTCGCGGTGATGTCACTTTCGACAACGTCGGGTTTGCTTACCGGAACGGAAAACCGGTGCTGCAAAACCTCAGTTTCGATGTAAAAGCCGGGCAAACCGTTGCCCTCGTCGGGCACAGCGGTGCGGGAAAATCGACGATAATCAGCCTCATTTTGCGATTCTACGATCCGCAAACCGGGCAAATCCGCATCGACGGACAGGATATTCGCAGCTTCACGATCCGCTCATTGCGCGATCAAATCACCATTCTGATGCAGGATGTCAAATTGTTCCGCATGTCCGTCCGCGAGAATATTGCTTTCGGGAAACCGGATGCCACCGAAGCGGAAATTATCCACGCTGCCAAACTGGCGGAAGCACACGATTTTATCATGAAAATGCCCAACGGGTACGATACAGTTATCGACGAAGGGGGCGACAATTTATCCGGCGGTCAGCGCCAGCGCATCAACATTGCCCGGGCAATTATCCGCAATAAACCGATTGTCATTTTGGATGAGCCGCACACCGGATTAGATGCCAAAACTGAATATCTGGTTAACCAGGCCATCGAGCATTTGACTGAAGGTAAAACCGCGTTTATCATTGCACACAAGTTGCACAATATTATTCGCGCAGACAGCATTTTGTTGTTGGAAAAAGGGTTGCTCGCCAAACAAGGTACCCATCAGGAATTGATGGAAAACAGCCCCGAATACCGGGAATTTTACGAACTGCAGTTTATTTCCGGCAGCGCAGAATCCTCAGACAAAAAAGAAAAGAAAAACAAAAAAGATAAAAAAGAGAAGGCGTTAAAGGTTTAA